ATGTCCAGGGAAATATAGATAAAAGAGGAATTTATACTGCGGCTTATAATGTTAAGCCTGATATAATGATAGATTTAGATACTATAAATAGTACTGATGGGGAAGGTGTACCGGAATATTTAAAAACAAATGAACTTACAGGAGGACCCGTGATACCTTTTAATATGGAAGAGTCTATATTTAATAGAGACATTGTAAAATCTATTAGAAATAAGGCAGATACTATGGGAATTGCTTATAAAAAGAGCATAAGTACTAAGGATACAAGTAAACTTAAACCAGTCCGTTTACCTATTAATAACTGCAAGACAGCAGCGGTATTAATACCATGCAAACATATGGATTATAATATTTCAATGTGCAGCTTGATGGATTATGAAAGTACTTTAACTTTGGTAAAAAGTTATTTGTCAGATTTATAGATGATAATTTAAAATATTGAGGGGTGAAATTTTTATGGATAAACTTCTAATAAAATTAATCAATTCTTTTGGAGTTAGTGGTAAAGAAGATGAAGTGAGGGAAGTAATAAAGGAACGTTTAAATGAAATCAATCAAGATATGTATGAAGATGATATAGGTAATGTAATAGTAAAATTAGGTTCTGGTGAAACTAAAATAATGTTGTGTACTCATATGGACTCTGTGGGATTTATAGTAAACCATATAGATGATGATGGCATGATAAGGGTGGACAACATAGGAAATTTTAAAAAGGAAGATATATCCCATAGTTTCATAAGGTTTGATAATGGAACCTTAGGAAAAATATATACTTCCGAAGAAGGCGAATTTGTAGATATAGGCGTGAATGAAAAGGAAGATGCTTTAAAAAAGGTAAATGAAGGGGATATGGCATCTCTTGTAGGACCGTATTTAAGTGTAGGTGACAATAATGTTATAAGCCCACTTTTACATAATAAGGTAGGATGTTATATACTTTTAAAGCTTATAGAATATGTAAAAGTAGAAAATGCAGAGCTTGATTTCGTATTTGCATCTCAAGGTGAAATAGGAGGAATAGGTGCCAGAATTGTTGCAAATAATATAAATCCTGATTACTGCATAATAGTTGGTACTGAAAATGCTACAAATGCAGAAGAAAGAAAAAACAACATAAATATAGATGAAGGGCCAGTAATTAAAATTATGGATAGTTCACTTATAATGCATAAAGATATAAAAGAGATGTTAGAAAATTGTGCTAAAAGATCAGAAATAAATTTACAATACAGCATAAGTACAGGTAAATCTGAAGGGGAATTAGTACATAAAGAGAGAATTGGAATAAGAACCGGAGAAATCGCAGTACCATGTAGATACAAGTATTCCACATCTGAAATGGTATCAATAAATGATATAGAAGATACTATAAAAGTATTAAAGCAACTGGAAAACTTTAAGGAAATAATATAGTAAAAAGAATCTATCTTGTAAAGATACGCCCTTTATAAAAAATAGCTTCTATGATAAATTATCATAAAAGCTATTTTTTATAGAGTTTTTTACAATATATAATTAGTAAAAAGGAACTTTAAATACTACTTAGAGTGTTTTTTAATTTTTCCCAGTCATTTTCATACATAAGTTTGAAAGAATCATTTCTATTATAAGTTAACGCAGATGGATGATACATGGGAAATATATCCTTTTTTAAATCTTCATTAAAATAGACTTTACCGTGGCATTCACCTATAGAGTTAAATTCAGTAAATCTTTTTAAAGGAGTATTTCCTAAAGTTACAATTATTTTAGGATTAACTAGTTCAATTTCTCTATTTAGTATATCTTTAAATAGTTCAATTTCAGAAGTTTTAGGAGGCCTGTTACTTATAGTTTTCCTCCCACTTTTACCTTGGTTTATTTTTATTGGTCTTAAAAAGCAAGTGTTAGTTATTCTAATATTTTCTCTTTGTAAACCTATGGAGTTTAGGTAACTTTCAAAGGTCTTTCCTGCCATTCCCACAAAAGGTTTACCTTGTTCTACCTCAGTTTTGCCCGGAGCTTCACCTATGAATAATATATTACAGGGAATAGGTCCATTACCAAAAATGTATCCGCCAGTAGGCGTTGCATCATATCCATCACATATTTTTTTTATTTTTTCTATAAGCTCTTCTTTATCATTCATAAAAGAAGTCCCTCCTTTAAACTATCAACGTCAATTATATTTTAGCATATAAATAACTTTTAAATACATTTTCAATTAAGTATAGGTTAAATTATTGATATAATGTGTGCATACTCAAATTGTATGCATACATTTTGAAAAACACATAGTCGATGATATAATTCTAACTAAAATTGTTTAAGAGGTGATTTTTGTGGAAGCTCCATATATAATGACGCCTGGGCCTACAGAAGTTAGAGATAATGTTAGGTTTGCCAGAAGTGAAAGATGTACAAATCCTGACTTAGATATTCAATTTTATGATTTTTATAAAGATATTTGTGAAGATATAGCTAAATTTTTAAATACTAAAAATCAGGTTAGAATATTAAGCGGAGAAGGAATACTTGGTCTTGAAGCAGCTTGTGCTTCTCTTACGGAAGAAGGAGATAGAGTACTTGTAATTGATAATGGTATATATGGTGAAGGGTTTGCTGATTTTGTAAAACTTTATGACGGAGAAGTAGTGTTTTTTAAAGGAAATAGAAAAAGAGAAATAGATGTGGATGAACTGAAGAAATTTTTAGATAAGGATAGTAACTTTAAGTATGCTACAGTTGTCCATTGCGATACCCCTTCAGGAATGTTAAATAACATATCAAAAATATGCCCTATGCTTAAGGAAAAAGGAATATTAACTGTAGTAGATAGTGTATCTGCTATGGGAGGGGAAAAGTTAGAAGTAGATAATTGGAATATAGATATAGTGGTAGGTGGATCACAAAAGTGTATTTCTGCACCTCCAGGACTTACAATAATAAGTATAAGCCAGGATGCCTTTGAAGCTATGAAAAATAGGAAAAAGCAAATAAGGTCTTTTTATTGTAACTTATTAATTTGGGAGAATTACTATGAAGAAAAGTGGTTTCCATATACGCCTCCTATAAGTGATATAGTTGGGCTTAAAGCGGCGGTGGATAATATTTTAGAAGATAAAGATATTTTGAAAAGACATAGCCAAATAGGTAAAAGTGTTAGGATAGCAGTTAAAGAAGCAGGATTAAATCTTTATAATGAAAATGGATATTCAAATACAGTTACAGCTATTGAAGTTCCAGAAGGAATAGATGAATCTAAGCTTAGAAAATATATGGTAGATAATTTTAATGTTTTAATAGCAGGATCTTTTGGATATTTACAAGGTAGAGTAGTAAGAATAGGGCATATGGGTGAAAATGCAAAGAAAGATATGGTGAGTTATACTTTATATTCTTTACAAAAATCTCTAGAAAATTTTGAATTTTACTGCCAGTGTGATATGGCTAATTGCTTTTTAAAGAATGTTGAAAACCTTGAATAATAAAAAATGATAATTTTATCTAGTGGCTCCTATTTTATTTAGGTGGGAGCATTAGATTGGCTACATATTTGGATAATGTACTTTAAGTGCTAAAAAATTAGGAAGACCGTTAATAAGCATTAGGTATGTGATACCAAGAGCTCTGGTTATTTTGTTATATTAAAAAACAACATAACCTAGTGTGTCAGTATAAGAATACTTAAGAAATAAGTATTATGGTGTATATATTATAAGATAATTTTGTATAATGGTGATATTTTTCAATTATGTATATAGGTAATGTGTTAGAATAGCAACTGTCGTCATCAAGCGAAGACATTAATTTGAGAATATCAATTGTAATGTCTCACGCAATTCAAAATTAAGTTTTGAAAAAAGATGTTGACAAAACAAGAAATGGATGATATACTATAAAAGCTGTCGAAGTGAGGCGGCAAAATGATCCTTGAAAATTAAACAGAGGAAGATATAAGTACAACTTATTTAGAATAAACCAGCAATTCTTTTGAGCTGCGAGAGCAGCTAAAAAAGTAATTTCGTAATAAGAAGAGTCAATACAAACTTTTAAATTAAGAGTTTGATCCTGGCTCAGGACGAACGCTGGCGGCGTGCTTAACACATGCAAGTCGAGCGATGAAGCTCCTTCGGGAGTGGATTAGCGGCGGACGGGTGAGTAACACGTGGGTAACCTACCTCAAAGAGGGGGATAGCCTCCCGAAAGGGAGATTAATACCGCATAATAATCAATTTTCACATGAAAACTGATTTAAAGGAGTAATCCGCTTTGAGATGGACCCGCGGCGCATTAGCTAGTTGGTAGGGTAACGGCCTACCAAGGCGACGATGCGTAGCCGACCTGA
The genomic region above belongs to Clostridium sp. AWRP and contains:
- a CDS encoding M42 family peptidase produces the protein MDKLLIKLINSFGVSGKEDEVREVIKERLNEINQDMYEDDIGNVIVKLGSGETKIMLCTHMDSVGFIVNHIDDDGMIRVDNIGNFKKEDISHSFIRFDNGTLGKIYTSEEGEFVDIGVNEKEDALKKVNEGDMASLVGPYLSVGDNNVISPLLHNKVGCYILLKLIEYVKVENAELDFVFASQGEIGGIGARIVANNINPDYCIIVGTENATNAEERKNNINIDEGPVIKIMDSSLIMHKDIKEMLENCAKRSEINLQYSISTGKSEGELVHKERIGIRTGEIAVPCRYKYSTSEMVSINDIEDTIKVLKQLENFKEII
- a CDS encoding uracil-DNA glycosylase; this encodes MNDKEELIEKIKKICDGYDATPTGGYIFGNGPIPCNILFIGEAPGKTEVEQGKPFVGMAGKTFESYLNSIGLQRENIRITNTCFLRPIKINQGKSGRKTISNRPPKTSEIELFKDILNREIELVNPKIIVTLGNTPLKRFTEFNSIGECHGKVYFNEDLKKDIFPMYHPSALTYNRNDSFKLMYENDWEKLKNTLSSI
- a CDS encoding alanine--glyoxylate aminotransferase family protein, whose product is MEAPYIMTPGPTEVRDNVRFARSERCTNPDLDIQFYDFYKDICEDIAKFLNTKNQVRILSGEGILGLEAACASLTEEGDRVLVIDNGIYGEGFADFVKLYDGEVVFFKGNRKREIDVDELKKFLDKDSNFKYATVVHCDTPSGMLNNISKICPMLKEKGILTVVDSVSAMGGEKLEVDNWNIDIVVGGSQKCISAPPGLTIISISQDAFEAMKNRKKQIRSFYCNLLIWENYYEEKWFPYTPPISDIVGLKAAVDNILEDKDILKRHSQIGKSVRIAVKEAGLNLYNENGYSNTVTAIEVPEGIDESKLRKYMVDNFNVLIAGSFGYLQGRVVRIGHMGENAKKDMVSYTLYSLQKSLENFEFYCQCDMANCFLKNVENLE